The Candidatus Eisenbacteria bacterium genome contains a region encoding:
- a CDS encoding ABC transporter ATP-binding protein produces MRDCWIRAADVRRYYRRGPQTVRAVDGVDLEVGRGELLAVTGASGSGKSTLLNLLAGLDTPTAGRIEVEGRPLGSLSRRELAAYRARRVGIIFQFFHLIPHLTALQNVEAALLFLPVTRRERRRRAAESLERLGLADRIDHRPADLSGGEQQRVAAARALVKEPEALFADEPTGNLDRENAGAIADLLSGARDRGLAVVLVSHDGEMAGRIADRVVTMRYGRIRDDGGPGR; encoded by the coding sequence TTGCGGGATTGTTGGATACGCGCGGCGGATGTCCGGCGTTACTACCGCCGGGGTCCGCAGACGGTGCGCGCGGTCGACGGCGTGGATCTGGAGGTCGGCCGCGGCGAGCTGCTCGCCGTGACCGGCGCGTCCGGTTCGGGGAAGTCGACGCTCCTCAATCTTCTCGCCGGGCTCGACACGCCCACCGCCGGAAGGATCGAGGTGGAGGGACGGCCCCTCGGTTCGCTCTCCCGCCGTGAGTTGGCCGCCTACCGCGCCCGCCGCGTCGGTATCATCTTCCAGTTCTTCCACCTGATCCCGCACCTCACGGCGCTGCAGAACGTAGAGGCGGCGCTCCTCTTCCTTCCCGTAACGCGCCGCGAGCGGCGCCGTCGCGCCGCCGAGTCGCTCGAACGTCTGGGGCTCGCCGACCGGATCGACCACCGCCCCGCCGACCTTTCCGGAGGCGAGCAACAACGCGTGGCCGCCGCCCGCGCGCTCGTCAAGGAACCGGAGGCGCTCTTCGCCGACGAACCGACGGGAAACCTGGACCGGGAGAACGCCGGCGCGATCGCCGACCTGCTCTCCGGGGCGCGTGACCGGGGACTGGCGGTGGTTCTGGTCAGCCACGACGGGGAGATGGCGGGACGGATCGCCGACCGCGTCGTCACGATGCGCTACGGGCGAATCAGGGACGATGGAGGGCCGGGACGATGA